The nucleotide window TCAAATGTAAAGGAGAAGTGGCAGTGGGAATGACAGTGTGTGCTTGGTGAGTGACTGGCAACCGAGCACCATTGCCCACTATGATGGAGGATGAGGAAGGACGAAGAGTATGGGAGGGAAGATTACCGGGGTTGGAGGACATGTGCGACATGGCACCGGTGTTGAAGTACCAGTCAGACGTGCTCTGCGGGTGATGTGGGACACGGCAGAGTGCAGAGCAGCGTAGAGGCCCTCGGTGTCaaaggagttgttggagatgtgTGGCGATGGTGGCTGAAGGTGAGAGGCCATCATCGCCTACTGAGGCTGGAACGGCGGTCGCGGACCCAAGACCCCCGCGCCAGGAGCGCGGAAAGGCATAGACCATGCCTGCACCATGCCTTGCCACGGGTTGAATCCCACGGTCTAGGGCGCGGTCTGGGTGTTGGAGTTGGTGGAGCGCGTGTTCCCGCCGCCGTTGCCGTGTTTACGGCGCCGATCAGAACGGTTGTTGGATCGGTTGCCGCCACCGCCGTTGTTGGTGTGGTTGTTGCGCGGTGCGGAGGAGCCGGTGTTGCCGTCGGTGGAGCCGATCCTGCCGCCATGCCCGGAAGGGTTGGAGGACCCATTGGAGCGGTCACCGTGTGTCGCGGTGAGGGCCTGCCTAGCCTCGGCGTTGGCGTCGTGCTGGAAGCTGAGCTCCTCGAGGATGAGGAAGGAGCGGGCACTCTGGAAGGTGTGCGGCGGGTACTTGGAGGTGATCACCGGCTTGACGTAGCGGTACCGTGGGTTGAGGCCGCGGAGAAGGTTAGCACCTGGCTGGGTTCAGGAGACCGGGTGGCCGATGTCGCGCAGTTGATCGGCGAGGCGCTTCAGCTTGGCGCAGTAGGCGCTGATCGTCATGTCGCCTTGCTGCAGGGAATGTAGCTCGGCCTCCAAGTACATGGCGCGCTGCATCTTGTTGTCCTGGAAGAGCCCGGTGACGGCGTTCCACAGGGTGAAGGCATCGTGGCGATCATGGCGGATGGTCTCGAAGACGCCCTTGGAAACGGTGGCAAGGATCCAGTTGATGACGCATGAATCAACCATGTGCCACTCGCCATCGCGGTCAGGCGTCGGGGGTAGTAGAACGAACATGGCCCTtgaggccgaacttgccgaggGCGGAGTCGAAGAAGTGACGCCACTGGCCGTAGTTGCCTTCATCCATATCAAGGATGACATGGACATGGTGGCGGATGGAGATGCATTGGATTTGGGAGGCCGAGGCGGGGGCGATAGAAAAACCATCCGCGGAGGAGGAATCAGagtgggaggaagaaggagccatTGGAGCGGAAGAGAAGATGTGGCTTAGGGACTCTGGAAGAGAACCTAGGAagctgataccatgtagaatGGAATTGTACAACTGGATGCCTCGTATTGATCACAGGTGGTGTACATATATAGGAATATagagtggcctttggccatggctatACATGCGCGAGCGGCTATGCGTGCAAAGCGGGAGCGTGGGCGCCGTGGAGACCGAGCGCGCATGCGTGCGGGAGCGCATGCTCTATGGTCGAGGATGTTGGCGAGTGCGTGGCTATGGCGCACGAGTCCGTTGGAGACTTGGCGTTGCTGAAGACTCGGGTGGAGCTCTAGCCGTTGGCGGTGCTCCGCTGACAAGCCCTACCGATTAAAGTTGCAAAAAAATGCCTCTTGATCTCTCCTCTTGTAGTTTCCCTCTCTCTTGTAGTCCACCTCTCTTTATCTATTCCATAGCTTCTAAGCATGTACCTTCAGAGCTCAGGTGTAGCCACAAAGCCTACACATGGTGCAAGCGAGCATGTGGGCTCAGCCGGTGCGATGGGCACGTGACCGATGGTAGAAAGAGGAGGAAGTGGACATAGAGGAGATGGGGGAGGGCAGTTTTTTTTCTGCAAGTTGCACCTGGCCTCATCCATACTGGCAGAACCACATAGGCAGATAGAGGTGGCATGGTGGGATTGGGACCTCTACTCAGGTGTGGCATTAGTTGAAGGACCTAAATAGTTATTTTTTAGTTGGAGGATCCAGATGAGAATCCACAGTAGATTGAGGACTCAGATGGTCACTTTTTTAGTTTGAGGACCTAGGTGAGAATCCATGAAAAGTTTTAAGGACCCatggtgcattttactcttaCTGAAAATATGCTTCATTAATGCAATCATGCTAAGTCCATATAATTCATCCGAATATCTTTTTAGAACAAGTAACAGTTAATTCTAGAGAGCTTGGACTATATGGTGGTTCCCAAATCAAACATTTGTTCCAAAATAATGTACAAGTTACTtaattttttctataaacttagtccAATCTAAATAAGTTTGATTTAAGGATTTTAAGCTAAATAAAAACATCGTACATTTTGGAATAGGGGAGGAGTTATTAACTTGAGGAGTTGAGGTGAAATGGAtatacaaatctaagaaaaaataTATAGGAATATCCACACAAGTAGCCCACTACCTCGATCTCGGTAACACACATATTGCTTTTTTTACTAATGGAATGAAAAAATAATTCCAGCCACCACATCATAAGATCCTTCAGCCATTCCTTATTACATAGCTACACTTGCAGCAAAAGCAAACATGCATATAGTTCATCAAGGATGAAATTTTTAATAAAAGAGATTTATAGCCTTTAGCATAACATGTTGTTAAAACTCCACTCTTGGTTGGCAAATACATCCATTGTTGTAGTACTCCAAAGCATGCCATGGATCTATATATGCGCAAGTTCTTGATCCTCATATTCTGTTGCAAACCTCAATGTCATGTCGTCGTACATgttgcttgttggcatttcttatgctcaaggagaatattccacaagcacacagaataccattgtagcacttcaccaaggAGTATTCCATGGTATTGTATTTATCCTCAGGGAAGCAATAGTTAAACGATATGATAGCTAATCAGGATGGATCCACTAACTAATATATACCAACTAAACTAGAGTGGGGGTGAGTGATATATAATATGAGTGATGACACACATAGGAGAAGTCAAAAGGTAAAGATAAAAGTGCAGTCTAGCTAGCAGGGAGGACAATGAGTGAGCACAAGATTTCCAAAGATCTATCATTACTCATATGGTTCTAACTTAGCAAGACAAATTTTATCAAGCAAGAATAAtaattgtgggggtattaactcctatacccttacggctaggtttgggccggcccggaccagggggtccgacccactagaagacgacgcgcggcccagtcgatctgcttggagtcccgcgtaaggaatcaagacagaccttggagatcaagcaagatcctggtcggttggaataggaatccttgtccggccacctatggcaattgtaaccggttgggattagttttcagatctataaccctgccccccagactatataaggcaggtaggggacccctctcaaggGGGAGAtctcattgatatacagcaatacaatcagacgcagaacgtaggtattacgccctcacgacggcctgaacctagataaaacctcgtgtctgtcttgcgtcaccacctcattcgtagcttgcgcacctgtctgctaataatctactaccttaggcatacccctaggtagactgccgaccatatttcatcgatagtggcgcacctaggtagggggtgtgcgtactgctccctagacgaacaagatggtcatcatccccggttccatggctacgccaaatggctgaaacgaccctgatttccgcgaagggaaatccacagcgtcgtagtgtaataagaccgtttgtagatcatattacccaaattccagtcgaatatcacatccatacaacgataatatcagagtacaaatggtgcggaattacataaattattacatcgccgcattggcggaatcaaaagtagcattcattcagaacatcttgaagataagatcgccaaactcgagcataggcacgaacccctcaaccgtcaaactcctcggagctaaactcctcagcagaacctgtgtgccaaaatttatcagtacgacttgtactggccactcctaaccctatgagcattgctttgtggaaattggatgcaagttggatataatcagaGGAACCTATAAggttggggtttcctatgcagtagcatatcaagtatataataatagttggtcaagttttaactccattcccatacacattccaccccattcccttcccagagctaggtttcgatcctaggatcgatataccaccatctgcacaccatcaccataccataaccataccatcgctcagtcgataggccaactcccgctcagcactatctcaaggcccgtagcccctggctacatcCAACACTCTcttacgggggaagaagagaaggactcatctctctatctagtttaagctgaaacccaggaaaggtccatagccgacaagtcggcacatgtatcgatcgatcaaccatacactctgcagaggttttacataaccacaagatctgccttcctcgctgaccgtcgtcaactgggctaattccggccgcttgctagcctaggataatgccactctaccattcaaccctggtacaccccaagtctagtctagggtggctgaaactgtgagtcatgagccaggtccacaaggtctccatgaagtctcgggagggtgtgggggaaatcctccgcaccccgtacctccttacactgtccgctatcaatctagcagtagtggcaatatcctaccaagtagtctaggccgtcccacaccatatagggcgagtggtacgtaaggcttcctggcgaatctgagtactagtaagtccttagggatgaccaagccagaatgtcttcatcagggtttccatttatcgtgccaccatagcacctccaccccgggctcctcccatcataggttcacacctagggccacctcatataccatttacccaccacaggaaTCCAttcctaggggtgcccaggtagcaccccacggcatgacttgccctaggctcaccAGTATACTCtagcttggtcgacacaaccctcaccctccacgcacccacgtcacacacgcagcactctccccatagtccagataacactagtttgcaccacgcatcaatgtagtgcaagcgtagtagaagtaataagtaatGAAGTATAGTAGTaggcgtgtgactagcctaacagctgggtgagcaggggcaaggttgcgtcaaggtaacggccatcaagaaagcatactactatgcaagtcctatcatagtgtgatcataacaataaggtaaagcaatagcagttctatattagccatgcagtaataggtgctacgaggttgggtgggatgtggcaccttcagtgtagtcatctccattctcctcacggtactcacgatcctcagtctgtctggttctcctccgagtctgcaaacgatcgcattatggtcgcagttagcgacgtctatagagtagcacaaagaagcaatgaaaaattcaaaagagccaaatgcactcaaacatgggttcattgcgtagagctcaattttagatgaattttggtcctggtttcgtatttttttcGAGGTCgtgtgaattagttatgaatttctaagtttaaatcatttctgaaaatggaaaaaggctgaattaatcctgggctgacacatgtCACGTAGTGGCTGGTCCACGTGGtatgcatgacgtcagcatgatgtcatcgtctcggtttcgagctgacaggtggggtccagctgacgtcagcatctgacgtgtgggcccTAGAGTGtttgtgccactgacatgtggggccaggtcaatggtcaacgttgaccggtcaacggtcaatacgggccagGGTTCCAACTGTGCCTGGATAGGGCTAGGATTTGGGCCGGTCTAGGGCCGGGCTGACCCAGACACATGGCGTGCTGTGGCACTGCCACGTGGCGCAGTTGGGCTCTTACTGGGCTTCGTTTCCTGGCTGTGGGcagtgagcgtggctcacggtggacccaagttcacggtccatggacctaaggcagggtccatggtggaccaagtccatcaTCATTTCTcttggctcggctcatgtgcaccgagtGCAGGCGTAGACGGCCGGCGAGGGAAGTCTCCCCTATTTTCTCCCGCGGCTGTGCTCTCGCCGGCGGCGtgctcgctggtgagcctccgtggcggCGCTGGTGTGCAATTGACATGGGTGGAAGCTCTGCCGAGCCTTGGCATCTTCAATGGTGGGGTTACCACGACGTGCGGGGTCCCATGGTGTGCCGGCCACGGCGGCAGCCTTCCGGGCACGACGGCGGCGCTggtgaggtggctacggccaCGGTGAAGCACCCTGGTGGGGCGTGTAAGCTTCTACGGCTCCGTGTGGATGCAGCGAGGGCATCTAGAGCTCAGGGTAGGACTCTcggtttctaggtggccggtagggtcttctcggtggccacggcgacatggtgacgacgacgatgcgcgcgggtcactacggggctccagcggggtggtcacggtgtgcgcgtgagttacccgtggcctCAGTGAACAGGATGGGCGAGTCAAGGAGATGCCTAGGCGCTCCCAGCGGTACTGGCTAGGGTGGtcggtggtctagtgctcggaccgGTAGTCGGGTGCTCAGGTCCGGTGGTTTGGTGCTCGGActaggtggtctggtgctcggaggtggtctagtgctcggaccagtggtctgatGCTCGGAGGTGGTCAAGGTGCTCTAGTGGTGACTGTGCCATGGCGGCGGTGTCGTGAGCCGTGGCATGCATGCTCAGGCTATAGCTGTCCAGTGGGATTTGGAGAGGTCTCCAGCAGTCCAAGGGCTCGGGAGTGGTTCGCGACATGcgtgtgagtgtgctgtgcttgtgtgcctagagaccggagatggcattggcctatgcgctcatggtatggagcacCATGCTAGAGTAGCAAGGTCTAGGTGGCTGAGCAGGGGAAGAATTGGGGGCTCAccatgggtgctgtggaagagaggatggcggtgtagtgacgagttgcggccgtgtagctctggAAGCAGTGCCATGCAGTGTCGTCTGCTCCGGCTTGATCCGCGGTGGTGCTCTGAACTCCGGCGTGCTCCCGGTCCTCTTCCCGGCAGTGGCTCCATTCTCCTCTCTCGAACTCCTCCTCAGCCTTTTACTCTCAGTGAGAAGTGGTTGGTCACCAAGTGGCGGCGAGGGCGATGGGATGAGCACTAGGGCAACCGGGAtcggggctcttatagccgagctcgACCATGGAGCTCGGCGTTCGATGGctggagattgaggaggatcAGAGGCGTGCATCCCATCCAACGGCCGtgcgtggttgcgtgggcgcggcgccaaggggacaaggccatgccccgagcgtgacccctggcccgcccctgccaccgttgtcgggcgccggtcgcgtaggtggttgaggcgtgggtgaggaagactgACACTATAGAtgggggtggctgacatgcggggtccagcggtaGTGGCTGTGAGTGAGGCAGACGGGTGCCGTGGGCagtgggcgacgcgctgggccggctcgtgggccgcgcGCATGACGGGAAAGGTTGgtaggccggttgggctggctggctggcgcgggcctgagcaggccgaggcggcttgcgaggcctacatcctttctcttctttttctattttgtttttgatttcatctcttttgtttgaattcgaatttggtccTAGAACTTGAAtcccaaattggtgcaccaaatttATTAgagtttagatatgaggcccaccacattcttttatatatatttttatatattaggaatttatttagctagttTGTATATCAATCATAGGTGTAGTTTGATATACATAAAAATTAAGattagttttctatttttacacaATTATCCTTTGTTTTTGAATAGCAATTACTTTATagtgtgtttctttaaaggagttttaggcattacataaagcaaatgaaaatccaactcaccatgtgagttaacaatatatgctatgtttcatttgttagtatttaaataaacatggtTAACAATGGCATACCATGCTGGTGTGatgacttaggttggggttagaccttaatgcatctcttaggttgggttactatacatgacacttcatcatcacatgggagtttttgagaaaaattttgtagttggtatttttagtgtatggatttttgggttgttacagtcctacccccttaacagaatctcagtCCCTGAGATTAAAGTGtaatgtactcttcgaagaggtaaggatatcgtagccagaggtcagactctttctcccatgttgcttctctctctgtgtgattgctccattggatcttgcacataggaatagtcttgcttcagggtctctttggtatctctgcccagaattctgataggatgttctttatactcaagtgtatcttgaatgtcaagtatatcagttggaactacttcatcgggtactctcaaacacttgcgtagctgtgagacatggaatacgggatgcacacccatcaattcctcgggtagctcaagtttgtaagcgagctttccaatcctcttgcaaatcttgtatgggccaacaaatctgggggcaagctttccttttacatggaatctaacagttccacgtagcggagataccttgagatagacgaagtctcccacattgaactcaagttctcttctccttttatcagcatagcgcttgtatcgactttgtgcaattctcaaattctccttcacttgagcaactccttcttctgcatcttgtaTTTTAGCAGGaaacaaagaacgatctttcacccggttgagaccacatcaaaggtgtcttacaaggtctgccatatagagcttcaaatggtgatatcttgatactagcttggtagctattGATGTAAGAGAACTCTGTGTAGGGTAAACATTTCTCCCaattagagccataattcagtacactagcacgaagcatgtcttctaagatctgatttactcattctatctgtccatctatctatgggtgataagcggtactaaaatcaagtttggttcccaTGGACTTGTGCaggagcttcctagaatcgggacacaaactgaggaccacgatcagatacaatactagagggagctccatgcagtctgagaatatgctcaacatatagatctgctaatttttctgcattggtcttggtcttcactggtacaaagtgagcaatcttggtcaaacaatcaacaatcacccagatggaatcgttgcctttctatgaacggggcaatccaactatgaaatccatggatatgctctcccatttccacttgggaactgtcaagaggctttagtaatcctgtaggcctttgatgttcagccttgactctattacaagtgtcacatcgtgccacatgtccctgcaatgtctatcttcatgcctttccaccaaaagtgtttcttcaagtcttgatacatctttgaacctccagggtgaatacaatacttagaatcatgggcttctgatagaatttcctctcgtagggctggatcagaaggtacacagattctgtccttgaaccagactggttccttattcatcttcttggtggttggtcttgtagcctagtttcatcagaccatagagatatttgatctcttcacaatttttctgagcttgacggatgcgatctgtgagatcatactgatatgtggagctcattcagcaagccatgcggtagtatctcaagttggaaatcatcaatctcttccttgagctcaggtggtacggattcagtgatcaaggtgtgacagtaactcttatgactgagagcatctactgactacattagcttttcctggatgatagtgaatttccaggtcataatccttgatcaattctagccatcggcgttgcctcatatttagatcttcctaggtgaaaaagtacttcaagcttttgtgatccatatagatatcacacttgttgcctatcaagtagtgtctccagatcttcaaggcatgcacaactactgctaattcaagat belongs to Miscanthus floridulus cultivar M001 chromosome 4, ASM1932011v1, whole genome shotgun sequence and includes:
- the LOC136548245 gene encoding uncharacterized protein encodes the protein MVDSCVINWILATVSKGVFETIRHDRHDAFTLWNAVTGLFQDNKMQRAMYLEAELHSLQQGDMTISAYCAKLKRLADQLRDIGHPPVITSKYPPHTFQSARSFLILEELSFQHDANAEARQALTATHGDRSNGSSNPSGHGGRIGSTDGNTGSSAPRNNHTNNGGGGNRSNNRSDRRRKHGNGGGNTRSTNSNTQTAP